The Vibrio splendidus genome has a window encoding:
- the exaC gene encoding acetaldehyde dehydrogenase ExaC has translation MIYAQPGSDNAVVNFKAQYDNFIGGEWVKPVSGEYFDNTSPVNGQVYCQVARSTEADISLALDAAHAARASWASTSVTERSNILLKIADRIEANLEEIAVAETWENGKPVRETLAADIPLVVDHFRYFAGCIRAQEGSAAELDSNTASYHFPEPIGVVGQIIPWNFPILMAAWKLAPALAAGCCVVMKPAEQTPTSILVMMEKIADLLPAGVVNIVNGFGSEAGQALATSDRLAKLAFTGSTEVGHHILKCAAESLIPSTVELGGKSPNIYFPDIFNHEDEYLDKCVEGMLLAFFNQGEVCTCPSRVLIHESVYDKFIAKVVERAQTIKQGNPLDTDTQVGAQASKEQFDKILSYLEIGRQEGAKVLTGGEIAQQPDDLGNGYYIQPTMLEGHNKMRVFQEEIFGPVIAVTTFKDEAEALEIANDTEYGLGAGVWTRDANLAYRMGRNIEAGRIWVNCYHAYPAHAAFGGYKKSGIGRETHKMMLDHYQNTKNLLISYDTNPLGFF, from the coding sequence ATGATTTACGCACAGCCGGGTAGTGATAACGCAGTGGTGAACTTTAAAGCGCAATACGATAACTTTATCGGTGGCGAGTGGGTGAAGCCTGTCAGCGGCGAGTATTTTGATAACACTTCCCCAGTGAATGGTCAGGTGTATTGCCAAGTAGCACGCTCAACAGAGGCCGACATTAGCTTGGCACTTGATGCGGCGCATGCTGCTCGTGCTAGTTGGGCTTCGACCAGTGTGACTGAGCGCTCCAACATCCTACTTAAAATTGCTGACCGTATTGAAGCGAACCTTGAAGAAATCGCAGTCGCCGAGACGTGGGAAAACGGCAAGCCTGTGCGTGAAACTTTGGCAGCAGACATTCCTTTGGTTGTAGATCACTTCCGTTACTTTGCGGGCTGTATTCGAGCGCAAGAAGGCAGCGCAGCAGAGCTAGATTCAAACACCGCAAGCTACCACTTCCCAGAACCTATTGGTGTGGTGGGGCAGATCATTCCTTGGAACTTCCCTATTTTAATGGCGGCTTGGAAACTGGCTCCAGCACTTGCTGCGGGTTGTTGTGTGGTGATGAAACCCGCCGAGCAAACACCGACATCGATTTTGGTGATGATGGAGAAGATCGCTGATCTTCTACCTGCAGGCGTAGTCAACATTGTGAATGGTTTTGGTAGCGAAGCAGGTCAAGCATTAGCAACTAGCGATCGTTTGGCGAAGTTGGCGTTTACTGGCTCAACAGAAGTCGGCCACCACATCTTGAAATGTGCGGCTGAAAGCTTGATTCCATCAACGGTAGAGCTTGGAGGTAAGTCTCCAAATATCTACTTCCCAGACATCTTTAACCATGAAGACGAATACCTCGATAAGTGTGTCGAAGGCATGTTGCTTGCGTTCTTCAACCAAGGTGAAGTGTGTACTTGTCCATCACGTGTGTTGATTCATGAATCGGTATACGACAAGTTCATCGCAAAGGTAGTCGAGCGTGCTCAAACTATTAAACAAGGTAACCCGTTAGATACCGATACTCAGGTGGGCGCACAAGCTTCTAAAGAGCAGTTCGATAAGATTCTGAGTTACCTAGAAATCGGTCGTCAAGAAGGTGCGAAAGTGCTAACAGGTGGTGAAATTGCGCAACAACCAGATGATCTCGGCAACGGTTATTACATTCAGCCAACCATGCTGGAAGGGCACAATAAGATGCGCGTATTCCAAGAAGAGATCTTTGGCCCTGTTATCGCAGTAACGACGTTTAAAGACGAAGCGGAAGCGTTAGAAATCGCTAACGATACCGAGTATGGCTTGGGTGCAGGCGTATGGACGCGTGATGCAAACCTAGCGTATCGCATGGGGCGCAACATCGAAGCGGGGCGTATTTGGGTGAACTGTTACCACGCTTATCCAGCACATGCCGCGTTCGGTGGTTATAAGAAATCAGGCATTGGTCGTGAGACACATAAAATGATGCTCGATCACTACCAAAACACCAAGAACCTGTTGATCAGCTACGATACTAATCCGTTGGGTTTCTTCTAA
- a CDS encoding NUDIX domain-containing protein, producing the protein MEFTLDKFNGIIIDPATAPHDADSFNAELSQITEFSKQNNKGIIWISLPISLSHLIPVATELGFVFHNCLEDEITLIHKSEIVEFVPFIPTHTLGAGALITNEHNQVLMIKEYGMTGYKLPGGHIELGEGIEESVVRETLEETGIEATFVSVVGMATRHPYQFGKSNLYFICHLIAQTQDIAIQDTDEIAEAKWIDVEEYINNPDSYPFNRQLVGSLIGKQGLELTQLEGNYGPVHKPEIFFSKS; encoded by the coding sequence GTGGAATTTACGCTCGACAAATTTAACGGCATCATCATTGACCCAGCAACAGCCCCTCACGATGCTGACTCATTCAATGCCGAACTTAGCCAGATCACCGAATTTTCAAAGCAGAATAACAAAGGCATCATTTGGATTAGTTTACCTATTTCACTCTCGCACCTTATTCCGGTGGCGACTGAGCTTGGCTTTGTGTTTCACAATTGTTTGGAAGACGAAATTACGCTGATCCATAAATCCGAGATTGTAGAGTTTGTGCCTTTCATCCCTACCCACACCTTGGGTGCTGGCGCGTTGATCACCAACGAACACAACCAAGTGCTGATGATTAAAGAGTACGGTATGACTGGCTACAAGTTACCTGGCGGCCATATTGAGTTGGGTGAAGGTATTGAGGAATCGGTTGTTCGAGAAACCTTGGAAGAGACAGGTATCGAAGCCACATTCGTTTCGGTGGTTGGCATGGCGACAAGACACCCGTATCAGTTTGGCAAATCAAACCTCTACTTTATTTGTCACCTTATCGCTCAAACTCAAGATATCGCGATTCAAGACACTGATGAAATTGCAGAAGCTAAATGGATAGATGTTGAAGAGTATATTAACAACCCCGACAGCTACCCGTTTAACCGCCAATTGGTCGGCTCTCTGATAGGAAAGCAAGGATTAGAGCTTACTCAGCTAGAAGGCAACTATGGCCCAGTCCACAAGCCCGAGATCTTCTTTTCGAAAAGCTAG
- a CDS encoding DMT family transporter yields the protein MSWFFLMMGVMAEALSHVALKATDGFSLSKPIPALLVISGHLAAFLFLSQAMKGMPVGVVHSLWAGLAIVTVSLISTFVYRQHLDTMVWIGMLFVAAGVVMINLSQGHSH from the coding sequence ATGAGCTGGTTTTTCTTAATGATGGGCGTGATGGCAGAAGCACTTTCTCACGTAGCACTTAAAGCAACCGACGGTTTCAGCTTATCTAAACCTATCCCTGCTTTATTGGTGATTTCAGGACACTTGGCGGCATTTCTATTTTTGAGCCAAGCTATGAAAGGGATGCCAGTTGGTGTGGTTCACTCTTTGTGGGCAGGTTTAGCTATCGTGACAGTGAGTCTGATTTCTACGTTCGTTTACCGCCAGCACCTCGATACCATGGTGTGGATCGGCATGTTATTCGTTGCGGCTGGTGTTGTGATGATAAACCTGTCGCAAGGTCACTCGCACTAG
- the fghA gene encoding S-formylglutathione hydrolase — protein sequence MTIENISQAKVAGGWHKQYTHFSATLDCNMRFAIFLPPNASKENPVPVLYWLSGLTCTDENFMQKAGAFKAAAEQGIAIVAPDTSPRGEGVADNESYDLGQGAGFYVNATQAPWDSHYHMYDYVVTELPALIESFFPVTSVKSISGHSMGGHGALTIGIKNEDSYRSISAFSPITNPMQCPWGQKAFNQYLGLDIEEWKHYDASELLKTNGTKLPMLVDQGEADNFLIEQLKPEQLVEAAKVTNADLELRMQPGYDHSYYFISSFIDEHIEFHAAYLNK from the coding sequence ATGACAATCGAAAACATTAGCCAAGCAAAGGTTGCTGGTGGTTGGCACAAACAATACACCCACTTTTCTGCAACGCTTGACTGCAACATGCGTTTTGCGATTTTCTTGCCGCCTAACGCAAGCAAAGAAAACCCAGTTCCTGTTTTGTATTGGTTATCAGGCTTGACCTGTACCGATGAAAACTTCATGCAAAAAGCCGGCGCGTTCAAAGCTGCGGCTGAGCAAGGCATCGCTATTGTTGCACCCGATACAAGCCCACGTGGCGAAGGCGTTGCCGACAATGAAAGCTACGATCTCGGCCAAGGTGCAGGCTTCTATGTGAATGCCACTCAAGCACCATGGGACAGCCATTACCACATGTACGATTACGTGGTAACAGAGCTCCCAGCGCTGATTGAATCTTTCTTCCCAGTAACATCTGTGAAATCGATTTCTGGTCACAGCATGGGCGGACACGGTGCCCTAACGATTGGCATCAAGAACGAAGATAGCTACCGTTCTATCTCGGCATTCAGCCCAATCACCAACCCAATGCAATGCCCTTGGGGACAGAAAGCATTCAACCAATATCTAGGCTTAGATATTGAAGAGTGGAAACACTACGATGCCTCTGAGCTTCTCAAAACCAATGGCACTAAGCTGCCAATGTTGGTTGACCAAGGCGAAGCGGACAACTTCCTAATTGAGCAGCTTAAACCTGAGCAATTAGTCGAAGCGGCTAAGGTAACTAATGCCGATTTAGAGCTACGTATGCAGCCAGGTTACGACCACAGCTACTACTTCATCTCTAGCTTTATTGATGAACACATTGAGTTCCACGCAGCTTACTTAAACAAGTAG
- a CDS encoding S-(hydroxymethyl)glutathione dehydrogenase/class III alcohol dehydrogenase: protein MTIEIKPGQTHIKSKAMVAWAAGEPLKMEEVDVQLPKAGEVLVRIVATGVCHTDAFTLSGDDPEGIFPSILGHEGGGIVEMIGEGVTSVEIGDHVIPLYTAECGECKFCKSGKTNLCQAVRETQGKGLMPDGTSRFSINGETIFHYMGCSTFSEYTVLPEISLAKVSKEAPLEEVCLLGCGVTTGMGAVLNTAKVEKGDNVAVFGLGGIGLSAIIGARMAGADRIIGVDINESKFELAKQLGATDCINPTKFDKPIQDVIVEMTDGGVEYSFECIGNVNVMRQALECCHKGWGESVIIGVAGAGQEISTRPFQLVTGRVWRGSAFGGVKGRSELPEIVNRYMAGEFGLQEFITHTMGLQDVNEAFDLMHKGESIRTVLHMDK from the coding sequence ATGACAATCGAAATTAAACCTGGTCAAACTCATATCAAATCAAAAGCAATGGTTGCATGGGCAGCTGGCGAGCCACTAAAAATGGAAGAAGTTGATGTACAACTTCCTAAAGCTGGTGAGGTTCTAGTTCGCATCGTTGCTACTGGTGTTTGTCACACTGACGCATTCACATTATCAGGTGACGATCCAGAAGGTATCTTCCCTTCAATTCTTGGTCACGAAGGTGGCGGTATCGTTGAGATGATCGGCGAAGGCGTTACAAGTGTTGAGATTGGCGACCACGTTATCCCACTTTACACCGCTGAATGTGGCGAATGTAAATTCTGTAAATCTGGTAAAACTAACCTGTGCCAAGCCGTTCGTGAAACGCAAGGTAAAGGCCTAATGCCAGACGGTACAAGCCGCTTTTCTATTAATGGCGAAACGATTTTCCATTACATGGGCTGCTCGACTTTCTCTGAGTACACAGTACTTCCAGAAATCTCACTAGCGAAAGTAAGCAAAGAAGCACCACTTGAAGAAGTTTGTCTTCTAGGTTGTGGTGTAACAACGGGTATGGGCGCGGTACTGAACACAGCTAAAGTTGAAAAAGGCGACAACGTTGCTGTATTCGGCCTAGGTGGTATCGGTCTTTCTGCAATCATTGGTGCTCGCATGGCTGGTGCTGACCGCATCATCGGTGTAGATATCAACGAGAGCAAATTCGAGCTAGCAAAACAGCTTGGCGCAACTGACTGCATCAACCCAACTAAATTCGACAAGCCAATCCAAGACGTTATCGTTGAGATGACAGACGGCGGTGTTGAGTACTCTTTCGAGTGTATCGGTAACGTAAACGTAATGCGTCAAGCACTTGAGTGCTGTCACAAAGGTTGGGGCGAATCAGTAATCATTGGTGTTGCAGGTGCAGGTCAAGAGATCTCAACTCGTCCATTCCAACTAGTGACTGGTCGTGTATGGCGTGGTTCTGCTTTCGGTGGTGTTAAAGGCCGCTCTGAGCTTCCAGAAATCGTTAACCGTTACATGGCAGGTGAGTTTGGTCTGCAAGAGTTCATCACTCACACAATGGGTCTGCAAGACGTAAACGAAGCATTCGACCTAATGCACAAAGGTGAATCTATCCGTACTGTTCTACATATGGATAAGTAA
- a CDS encoding DMT family transporter, translating into MLLSLPPPVMLSLAIMLEVVATSLLPKTQQFTSLPATAAVLASYGCAFYLLSLTVQTMSLGVAYAIWCGAGIVLVAALSWLVYGQKLDIFAIIGIALILAGVVIINLFSSSVSH; encoded by the coding sequence ATGCTTTTATCTCTCCCACCTCCAGTGATGCTTTCACTCGCTATTATGCTTGAAGTTGTCGCCACTTCTCTATTACCTAAAACGCAGCAGTTTACTTCTCTACCTGCCACTGCCGCGGTATTGGCTAGCTACGGCTGTGCCTTTTATCTGTTGTCTCTCACAGTGCAAACCATGTCTTTAGGTGTGGCGTATGCGATTTGGTGTGGGGCAGGGATAGTGCTAGTCGCAGCTTTGTCTTGGTTAGTCTACGGGCAAAAACTGGATATCTTCGCGATCATCGGTATCGCTTTGATTCTGGCAGGTGTGGTGATTATCAATTTGTTTTCGAGTTCTGTGAGTCATTAG
- a CDS encoding tetratricopeptide repeat protein, with protein MRILIFLIVSISLAGCTQDRHQEDIEAKKAAYFQQAEQGDAHGQFNLGVIYEEGKGVSQDDTQAVSWYRKAAEQGYARAQTNLGRMFKKGRGVSQDDKEAVSWYRKAAEQGDASAQTNLGWMYKEGRGVSQDDKEAVSWYRKAAEQGYARAQTNLGWMYKEGRGISQDDKEAVSWYKKAAEQGEASAENNLGWMYDEGRGVSQDDKEAVSWYRKAAEQGYARAQNNLGWMYENGRGVSQDDKEAVSWYRKAAEQEYVRAQLT; from the coding sequence ATGCGAATTTTAATTTTCTTAATAGTTTCTATTAGCTTGGCTGGGTGCACTCAAGATCGACATCAAGAAGATATTGAAGCAAAAAAAGCTGCATACTTTCAACAGGCAGAGCAAGGGGACGCTCATGGTCAATTTAATCTAGGCGTTATATATGAAGAAGGAAAAGGTGTATCTCAGGACGATACACAAGCAGTGTCTTGGTATAGAAAGGCCGCGGAGCAGGGATATGCAAGAGCTCAAACCAATTTAGGACGGATGTTCAAAAAAGGCCGAGGTGTCTCTCAAGATGACAAAGAAGCGGTGTCTTGGTATAGAAAGGCCGCTGAGCAGGGGGATGCGAGCGCTCAAACTAACTTAGGATGGATGTATAAAGAAGGCCGAGGTGTTTCTCAAGATGATAAAGAGGCGGTGTCTTGGTATAGAAAGGCCGCTGAGCAGGGGTACGCGAGAGCTCAAACTAACTTAGGATGGATGTATAAAGAAGGCCGAGGTATTTCTCAAGATGATAAAGAGGCGGTGTCTTGGTATAAAAAGGCAGCTGAGCAGGGGGAGGCGAGCGCTGAAAACAATTTAGGATGGATGTACGACGAAGGCCGAGGTGTCTCTCAAGATGATAAAGAGGCGGTGTCTTGGTATAGAAAGGCCGCTGAGCAGGGGTACGCTAGAGCTCAAAACAATTTAGGATGGATGTACGAAAATGGCCGAGGTGTCTCTCAAGATGACAAAGAGGCGGTGTCTTGGTATAGAAAGGCCGCTGAACAGGAGTATGTAAGAGCTCAACTAACTTAG
- a CDS encoding SEL1-like repeat protein, translated as MYEKGIGVSLDNKEAVSWYRQAAEQGHARAQNNLGVMYEEGRGVSQDYKEAVSWYRKAAEQGNATAQNNLGVMYEKGRGVSQNDKEAVSWYRKAAEQGHARAQTNLGWMYDEGRGVSQDDKEAVSWYRQAAEQGYARAQNNLGIMYDEGTGVSQGDKEAVSWYRQAAEQGYARAQTNLGWMYADGTGVSQDYKEAVSWYRQAAEQGYARAQTKLGWMYVEGTGVSQDDKEAVLWFRKAAEQGDALAQNNLGAMYAEGRGVSQNYEEAVYWYRKAAERGHALAQNNLGTMYAEGRGVSQNYEEAVSWYRKAIEQGAMDAQYNLGLSYERGVGVIQDYEEAVLWFRKAAEQGHALAQNNLGSMYVEGRGISQNYEEAVSWYRKATEQGLALAQNNLGVMHEKGLGVSQDYKEAVSWYKKAVEQGHALAQNNLGVMYGEGRGVSRDDKEAVFWYKKAAEQGVVDAQHNLGMSYEQGAGVSQDDKEAVYWYEKAAEQGHARSQNHLGWMYDEGIGVSQDDKEAVSWYGKAAKQGLATAQNNLGVMYAEGRGVSQDYKEAVSWYRKAMEQGDVDAQNNLGVMYAKGTGVSRDEKKAVSLYTKAAEQGLATAQYNLGSMYAEGKGVTKNDKTSYMWLKLAQYNGKEGMQNDFDIMTKRMTLIDVNEAKKRAKICLESDYIRCN; from the coding sequence ATGTACGAAAAAGGCATCGGTGTTTCCTTAGATAACAAAGAAGCGGTGTCTTGGTATAGACAGGCCGCTGAGCAAGGACATGCGAGAGCTCAAAACAATCTAGGCGTTATGTACGAAGAAGGCCGAGGTGTTTCTCAGGACTATAAAGAAGCGGTGTCTTGGTATAGAAAGGCCGCTGAGCAGGGGAACGCGACAGCTCAAAACAATCTTGGCGTTATGTACGAAAAAGGCCGAGGTGTATCTCAAAATGACAAAGAGGCGGTGTCTTGGTATAGAAAGGCCGCTGAGCAGGGGCATGCAAGAGCTCAAACTAACTTAGGGTGGATGTACGACGAAGGCAGAGGTGTTTCCCAAGATGATAAAGAGGCGGTGTCTTGGTATAGACAGGCCGCAGAGCAGGGGTATGCGAGAGCCCAAAACAATCTAGGCATTATGTACGACGAAGGCACAGGCGTTTCTCAAGGTGATAAAGAGGCGGTGTCTTGGTATAGACAGGCCGCAGAGCAAGGGTATGCGAGAGCTCAAACCAATTTAGGATGGATGTACGCCGATGGCACAGGTGTTTCTCAAGATTATAAAGAGGCGGTGTCTTGGTATAGACAGGCCGCAGAGCAAGGGTATGCAAGAGCTCAAACCAAGTTAGGATGGATGTACGTCGAGGGCACAGGTGTTTCTCAAGATGATAAAGAGGCGGTGTTGTGGTTTAGAAAGGCCGCTGAGCAAGGGGATGCGCTAGCTCAAAACAATCTAGGTGCTATGTACGCAGAAGGCCGAGGTGTTTCTCAAAATTATGAAGAAGCGGTGTATTGGTATAGAAAGGCCGCAGAGCGAGGACACGCGCTAGCTCAAAACAATCTAGGCACCATGTACGCAGAAGGCCGAGGTGTTTCTCAAAATTATGAAGAAGCGGTGTCTTGGTATAGAAAAGCCATTGAGCAGGGTGCTATGGATGCTCAATATAATCTTGGATTGTCTTACGAACGAGGTGTGGGTGTAATTCAAGATTATGAAGAAGCGGTGTTGTGGTTTAGAAAGGCCGCTGAGCAAGGGCATGCGCTAGCTCAAAACAATCTAGGCAGCATGTACGTAGAAGGTCGAGGTATCTCTCAAAATTATGAAGAAGCAGTATCTTGGTATAGAAAAGCCACTGAGCAAGGACTTGCGCTAGCTCAAAACAATCTAGGCGTTATGCACGAAAAAGGCCTAGGTGTTTCTCAGGACTATAAAGAAGCGGTGTCTTGGTATAAAAAGGCTGTCGAGCAAGGACATGCGCTAGCTCAAAACAATCTAGGCGTTATGTACGGAGAAGGCCGAGGTGTTTCCCGAGATGATAAAGAAGCGGTGTTTTGGTATAAAAAGGCCGCTGAGCAGGGGGTTGTAGATGCTCAACATAACCTTGGAATGTCTTACGAGCAAGGTGCGGGTGTTTCTCAAGACGATAAAGAAGCGGTGTATTGGTATGAAAAGGCTGCAGAGCAGGGGCATGCGAGATCTCAAAACCATTTAGGGTGGATGTACGATGAAGGCATCGGTGTTTCTCAAGATGATAAAGAGGCGGTGTCTTGGTACGGAAAGGCCGCTAAGCAAGGACTTGCGACAGCTCAAAACAATCTAGGCGTTATGTACGCAGAAGGTCGAGGTGTTTCTCAGGACTATAAAGAGGCGGTGTCTTGGTATAGAAAGGCCATGGAGCAGGGTGATGTAGATGCTCAAAACAATCTAGGTGTTATGTACGCAAAGGGCACCGGTGTTTCTCGAGATGAAAAAAAAGCGGTGTCTTTGTACACAAAGGCAGCTGAGCAAGGACTTGCGACAGCTCAATACAATCTTGGGTCAATGTACGCAGAAGGTAAAGGTGTGACTAAAAACGATAAAACATCTTACATGTGGTTAAAATTAGCTCAATATAATGGCAAGGAAGGGATGCAAAACGACTTTGATATAATGACTAAAAGAATGACATTAATCGATGTCAATGAGGCGAAAAAAAGAGCTAAAATATGTTTGGAATCTGATTACATTCGATGTAATTAA
- the mpaA gene encoding murein tripeptide amidase MpaA: MSLIPRTERAAFSIKPLSYGKSVLGAPLLYFPAQIESESRGLILAGTHGDETASIAGLSCALRSLPAANLRHDVILSMNPDGNQLGTRANANQVDLNRAFPTQNWTAHGTVYRWSSHTPVRDVKVKTGQADQLEPEVQSLINLIEQRKPKFVISFHEPLAMVDDPTQSELASWLGKQFNLPLVEDVDYETPGSFGTWCQERNLPCITVELPPVSADLTIEKYLDAFVTVLGCEEG, translated from the coding sequence GTGAGTTTAATTCCAAGAACGGAAAGAGCTGCGTTTTCAATAAAGCCGCTGTCATATGGAAAATCGGTGTTGGGTGCTCCTTTACTCTATTTCCCCGCGCAAATAGAAAGCGAATCTCGCGGGCTAATTTTAGCAGGCACACACGGTGATGAAACCGCTTCTATCGCAGGTTTGTCTTGCGCCCTGAGAAGCTTGCCAGCCGCCAATTTACGACACGATGTGATTCTGTCGATGAACCCAGATGGCAATCAGTTAGGCACTCGCGCTAACGCTAACCAAGTCGATCTGAACCGCGCCTTCCCAACGCAAAACTGGACAGCACACGGCACTGTCTACCGCTGGAGTTCTCACACTCCGGTCAGAGATGTAAAAGTGAAAACCGGCCAAGCCGATCAGCTCGAACCCGAAGTGCAATCGCTCATCAACCTAATTGAACAGCGCAAACCTAAATTCGTCATCTCTTTCCACGAACCACTCGCTATGGTCGACGACCCAACCCAATCTGAACTCGCCTCTTGGCTAGGCAAGCAATTCAACCTACCGCTCGTCGAAGACGTGGATTACGAAACCCCAGGCTCATTCGGAACATGGTGCCAAGAAAGAAACCTACCGTGTATTACCGTAGAACTGCCGCCCGTTTCTGCGGATCTGACTATCGAGAAATATTTGGATGCGTTTGTGACAGTGTTGGGGTGTGAGGAAGGGTAG
- a CDS encoding ABC transporter substrate-binding protein: MDFKKHSTALLISSLLTPFISVTAVAETLPAGVSLAKDQHLVRANDAEAATLDPAKAEGLPEMHILRDLFEGLVIQDRDGNITPGVAESWETEDNQTFVFHLRKDAKWSNGDPVTAYDFVYAIRRAVDPKLASPNVWYLKLTRINNIADVAEGKKPVEYLGISAVDKHTVKFELDSKVPYFVAMTGHTSMMPVHKATLENSDKPWSDPKQFVGNGAFVLDEWVINERIELKKNSNYWASSDTNLTQVTYIPFENQNASINRYAVGEVDITSDVPTHMAQQLKTKYQDAFTAVPLLCTYYYAFNTTRPPFDDARVRKAVSYSMMRDVITNGVTQVGNLPAYTFAHEYTAGFDATQPEYSTWTQKERDQKAKELLKEAGYDAANPLDFKLLYNTSESNKSIAVAIASMLKGNLGAQVELENQEWKSYLVSRRQGDFDVMRASWCGDYNEASTFLSLLRSESSGNFARYNNDKYDSAMDSALSATNEQDRQGFYDQAEQLLAEDMPIAPIYYYMQARLVRPSVGGFAKNNVEGRIYSKDLYIKE; the protein is encoded by the coding sequence ATGGATTTTAAGAAACATTCAACGGCTTTACTCATTTCATCTTTATTGACCCCTTTTATATCAGTGACTGCCGTTGCTGAAACCTTACCTGCTGGTGTTTCACTGGCAAAAGACCAACACTTAGTTCGTGCTAACGATGCAGAGGCGGCGACGCTTGACCCTGCAAAAGCAGAAGGCTTGCCGGAAATGCACATTCTACGCGACCTATTTGAGGGTTTAGTGATTCAAGATCGCGATGGCAATATTACTCCAGGTGTCGCGGAATCTTGGGAAACCGAAGACAACCAGACGTTTGTATTCCACCTGCGTAAAGATGCGAAATGGTCGAATGGCGATCCGGTGACGGCCTATGATTTCGTGTACGCGATAAGACGCGCGGTCGACCCGAAACTGGCTTCGCCAAACGTGTGGTATCTCAAGCTCACCAGAATCAACAATATTGCTGACGTGGCAGAAGGTAAGAAGCCCGTTGAATATCTCGGTATCTCAGCCGTTGATAAACACACGGTGAAGTTCGAACTTGATAGTAAAGTGCCTTACTTTGTGGCGATGACGGGCCACACCTCAATGATGCCAGTTCATAAGGCAACGCTAGAAAACAGCGATAAGCCGTGGAGTGACCCTAAGCAGTTTGTGGGTAATGGTGCGTTTGTATTGGACGAGTGGGTGATTAACGAACGCATTGAACTGAAGAAGAATTCTAACTATTGGGCTAGTTCAGATACCAATCTAACCCAAGTGACTTACATCCCGTTCGAAAACCAAAACGCTTCGATTAATCGTTATGCGGTGGGCGAGGTGGATATCACGTCTGATGTACCGACACATATGGCGCAGCAGCTTAAAACCAAATACCAAGATGCGTTTACCGCGGTGCCTCTGCTGTGTACTTACTACTACGCATTCAACACTACACGTCCTCCATTCGATGACGCGCGAGTACGTAAAGCGGTGTCTTATTCGATGATGCGTGATGTCATCACCAATGGCGTCACTCAGGTGGGGAACCTACCGGCCTATACCTTTGCTCATGAATATACGGCTGGTTTTGATGCGACTCAGCCTGAATACAGCACATGGACTCAAAAGGAGCGTGACCAAAAGGCGAAAGAGCTGTTGAAAGAAGCGGGCTACGATGCGGCTAACCCATTGGACTTCAAATTGCTCTACAACACCAGTGAGTCGAATAAATCGATTGCTGTGGCTATCGCTTCCATGCTCAAAGGCAACCTAGGCGCGCAAGTTGAGCTAGAAAACCAAGAGTGGAAGTCTTACCTAGTATCACGTCGCCAAGGTGATTTTGATGTGATGCGCGCTTCTTGGTGTGGTGACTACAATGAAGCGTCGACCTTCTTGAGCTTATTGCGCTCTGAGTCTTCGGGTAACTTTGCCCGTTACAACAACGACAAGTACGACTCTGCAATGGACAGCGCACTGTCAGCAACCAACGAGCAAGATCGCCAAGGCTTCTATGATCAAGCGGAGCAGTTACTGGCTGAAGATATGCCTATCGCACCCATCTATTACTACATGCAGGCCCGTCTAGTACGACCAAGTGTGGGTGGCTTTGCAAAGAACAACGTGGAAGGGCGTATCTATTCTAAGGACCTCTACATCAAAGAATAG